In one window of Bradyrhizobium sp. AZCC 1721 DNA:
- the cobS gene encoding cobaltochelatase subunit CobS: MTTAAMSKVSEPVGLPDMKVSVRQVFGIDSDLEVPAYAEVDPHVPEVDSDYRFDRATTLAILAGFAKNRRVMVTGYHGTGKSTHIEQVAARLNWPCVRVNLDSHISRIDLVGKDSIVIKDGKQVTEFRDGILPWALQHNIALVFDEYDAGRPDVMFVIQRVLEVSGRLTLLDQNKVIKPHPAFRLFSTANTVGLGDTSGLYHGTQQINQGQMDRWSIVTTLNYLAHDEEVEIVLAKAHHYRTQEGRDIVNKMVRLADLTRNAFANGDLSTVMSPRTVITWAENSDIFGDIGFAFRVTFLNKCDELERPLVAEFYQRCFNQELPESSVNVALS; encoded by the coding sequence ATGACGACCGCCGCCATGAGCAAAGTTTCGGAGCCCGTCGGACTGCCCGACATGAAGGTGTCGGTCCGGCAGGTTTTCGGTATCGACAGCGACCTCGAAGTGCCGGCCTATGCCGAAGTCGACCCGCATGTGCCGGAAGTCGATTCGGATTACCGCTTCGACCGCGCCACCACGCTCGCGATTCTCGCCGGTTTCGCCAAGAACCGCCGCGTCATGGTCACCGGCTACCACGGCACCGGCAAATCGACCCATATCGAGCAGGTCGCCGCAAGGCTGAACTGGCCGTGCGTGCGCGTCAACCTGGACAGCCACATCAGCCGTATCGATCTGGTCGGCAAGGACTCGATCGTCATCAAGGACGGCAAGCAGGTTACCGAATTCCGCGACGGCATTCTGCCCTGGGCGCTGCAGCACAACATCGCGCTGGTGTTCGACGAATACGACGCCGGCCGCCCCGACGTGATGTTCGTGATCCAGCGCGTGCTGGAAGTCTCCGGCCGCCTGACGCTGTTGGACCAGAACAAGGTGATCAAGCCGCACCCGGCGTTCCGCCTGTTTTCGACCGCCAACACGGTCGGCCTCGGCGACACCTCAGGCCTCTATCACGGCACCCAGCAGATCAACCAGGGCCAGATGGACCGCTGGTCGATCGTCACCACGCTGAACTATCTGGCGCATGACGAGGAAGTCGAGATCGTGCTGGCCAAGGCGCATCACTACCGCACCCAGGAAGGTCGCGACATCGTCAACAAGATGGTGCGGCTGGCCGATCTCACCCGTAACGCATTCGCCAATGGTGATTTGTCGACGGTGATGAGCCCGCGCACCGTGATCACTTGGGCCGAGAACTCCGACATCTTCGGCGATATCGGCTTCGCGTTCCGCGTCACCTTCCTCAACAAGTGTGACGAACTGGAGCGGCCGCTGGTGGCCGAATTCTATCAGCGCTGCTTCAACCAGGAACTGCCCGAGAGTTCGGTGAACGTGGCGCTTTCGTAG
- the cobT gene encoding cobaltochelatase subunit CobT — MTTSNIKFRTGSKEAPTEPFKRAVTSCLRAIAKAPELEVTFAAERPGLAPGKARLPEPARKMTKRDAAIVRGHADSVALKLACHDPKVHRKLMPGNPQARGVFEAVEQARVEAIGSRRMAGVAKNLTAMLDDHFHRGKYDEITDRADAPLSDALAMLVRERLTGLAPPAAAKKMVDLWRPALEDKIGTRLDKLSRVTEDQAKFGDLVHDLLSALDLGDDRDADADDDENDDENPDGESDQSGAEGSPDSDAAQEMSADQAQASTDEMSESAMESAQASTSDTFDDGELGDDETPGEATRPNMRGANEPRGPEYHAFAPKFDEVIAAEDLCDHDELERLRSYLDKQLAHLQGIVARLANRLQRRLMAQQNRAWEFDLEEGILDPARLSRVVTDPYHPLSFMHEKEATFRDTVVTLLLDNSGSMRGRPITVAATCADILARTLERCGVKVEILGFTTRAWKGGQSREAWLAAGKPANPGRLNDLRHIIYKSADAPWRRSRKNLGLMMREGLLKENIDGEALDWAHKRLLGRAEQRKILMMISDGAPVDDSTLSVNPGNYLERHLRHIIEEIETRSPVELIAIGIGHDVTRYYRRAVTIVDAEELGGAITEKLAELFSETHGAAPATSHHRPRRLHS; from the coding sequence ATGACGACGTCGAACATCAAATTCCGCACCGGATCCAAGGAAGCCCCGACCGAACCGTTCAAGCGCGCGGTGACCTCGTGCCTGCGCGCGATCGCGAAGGCGCCGGAACTTGAAGTGACGTTCGCGGCCGAGCGTCCCGGTCTTGCACCGGGCAAGGCGCGGTTGCCGGAACCGGCCCGCAAGATGACCAAGCGGGATGCTGCGATCGTGCGGGGCCACGCCGATTCGGTCGCGTTGAAGCTCGCCTGTCATGATCCCAAGGTGCATCGCAAGCTGATGCCGGGAAATCCGCAGGCGCGCGGCGTGTTCGAGGCGGTGGAGCAGGCCCGTGTCGAGGCCATCGGCTCGCGGCGAATGGCGGGTGTGGCGAAGAACCTTACCGCGATGCTCGACGATCACTTTCATCGTGGCAAATACGACGAGATCACCGACCGCGCCGATGCGCCGCTGTCCGATGCACTGGCGATGCTGGTGCGCGAACGGCTGACGGGCCTTGCGCCGCCGGCGGCTGCGAAAAAAATGGTCGATCTCTGGCGTCCGGCGCTGGAAGACAAGATCGGCACCCGGCTCGACAAGCTCAGCCGCGTCACCGAGGACCAGGCCAAGTTTGGCGATCTCGTGCACGACCTGTTGTCAGCGCTCGACCTCGGCGACGACCGCGATGCGGACGCCGATGACGACGAAAACGATGACGAGAATCCGGACGGCGAGAGCGATCAGTCCGGCGCCGAGGGCTCGCCCGATTCCGATGCCGCGCAGGAAATGAGCGCCGACCAGGCGCAGGCTTCCACCGACGAAATGTCGGAAAGCGCGATGGAGAGCGCGCAGGCTTCCACGTCAGATACGTTCGACGACGGCGAACTCGGCGACGACGAGACGCCGGGCGAAGCGACGCGGCCGAATATGCGTGGCGCCAACGAGCCGCGCGGCCCGGAATATCACGCCTTTGCCCCGAAATTCGACGAGGTCATCGCCGCCGAAGATCTCTGCGATCATGACGAACTGGAGCGGCTGCGCTCCTACCTCGACAAGCAGCTCGCGCATCTGCAGGGCATCGTGGCGCGGCTCGCCAACCGGCTGCAGCGCCGCTTGATGGCGCAGCAAAACCGCGCCTGGGAGTTCGATCTCGAGGAAGGCATTCTCGACCCCGCACGGCTGTCGCGCGTGGTCACCGATCCCTATCACCCGCTGTCCTTCATGCACGAGAAGGAAGCGACCTTCCGCGACACCGTGGTGACGCTGCTGCTCGATAATTCCGGTTCGATGCGCGGCCGGCCGATCACGGTGGCGGCCACTTGCGCCGACATTCTCGCGCGCACGCTGGAGCGTTGCGGCGTCAAGGTCGAGATTTTGGGTTTTACCACCCGCGCCTGGAAGGGCGGCCAGTCCCGCGAGGCTTGGCTCGCGGCCGGCAAGCCGGCCAATCCCGGCCGGCTCAACGATCTCCGCCACATCATCTACAAGTCCGCCGACGCGCCCTGGCGCCGTTCGCGCAAGAATCTGGGCCTGATGATGCGTGAGGGCCTGCTGAAGGAAAACATCGACGGCGAGGCGCTGGATTGGGCGCACAAGCGACTGCTCGGTCGCGCCGAGCAGCGCAAGATCCTGATGATGATTTCGGACGGCGCGCCGGTCGACGATTCCACGCTGTCGGTCAATCCCGGCAATTACCTCGAGCGGCATCTGCGCCACATCATCGAGGAGATCGAGACCCGTTCGCCGGTCGAACTGATCGCGATCGGCATCGGCCACGACGTCACGCGCTATTATCGCCGCGCGGTCACTATCGTCGATGCCGAGGAGCTCGGCGGCGCCATCACCGAAAAGCTCGCCGAGCTGTTCAGCGAAACCCACGGCGCCGCGCCTGCCACGAGCCACCACCGGCCGCGCCGCCTGCATTCGTGA
- a CDS encoding esterase-like activity of phytase family protein yields MPPLIGRRRLLKYAAAGLSMAAVPGAALAQTAVQRPPRQTVPDEFSVSAPVSIEVNARPLQSFDTRDRSRVRFGELEFRSGLILTSRFRGFGGLSGLRLDPKGERFIAISDKGGWFTGRIVYKGREMTGLDDVEASPVLGHDGKPITSRGWYDTEALALDGSLVYVGLERVNQILRFDFSKGFTRAQGELIQLPLGVRKLPYNKGIEALVVVPKGLPLAGTLIAISERGLDAQGNITAFLIGRTLGLFSIRRSDNFDVSDAVLLPSGGLLLLERKFSWLGGVGIRIRRIALASIIPGAVIDGPVIFEADLGSEIDNLEGIDAHVTPEGETVLTLVSDDNFSMIQRNLLLQFALVE; encoded by the coding sequence ATGCCCCCGCTCATAGGCCGCCGCCGCCTTTTGAAATATGCAGCGGCGGGGCTTTCCATGGCTGCCGTGCCCGGCGCTGCATTGGCGCAGACCGCCGTTCAGCGGCCGCCGAGGCAGACTGTTCCCGACGAGTTCTCGGTCAGTGCGCCGGTCTCGATTGAGGTCAATGCAAGGCCGCTGCAGTCGTTCGATACCCGCGACCGCTCGCGTGTGCGGTTCGGCGAACTCGAATTTCGCAGCGGGCTGATCCTGACGTCGCGGTTCCGCGGTTTCGGCGGCTTGTCCGGCCTGCGGCTGGATCCAAAGGGCGAGCGCTTCATCGCCATCAGCGACAAGGGGGGCTGGTTCACCGGCCGCATTGTCTACAAGGGCCGCGAGATGACCGGACTCGACGATGTCGAGGCCTCGCCGGTGCTTGGCCACGACGGCAAGCCGATCACCTCGCGCGGCTGGTACGACACCGAGGCGCTCGCGCTCGACGGCTCGCTGGTCTATGTCGGCCTCGAGCGCGTCAATCAGATCCTGCGCTTCGACTTTTCCAAGGGATTTACGCGCGCGCAGGGCGAATTGATTCAGTTGCCGCTCGGCGTGCGCAAGCTGCCCTACAACAAGGGAATCGAGGCGCTTGTCGTGGTGCCGAAGGGCTTGCCACTGGCGGGAACGCTGATCGCGATCTCCGAACGCGGGCTCGACGCGCAGGGCAACATCACGGCCTTCCTGATCGGCAGGACGCTGGGGCTGTTCAGCATCCGTCGCAGCGACAATTTCGATGTCAGCGACGCGGTGCTGCTGCCGTCCGGCGGGCTGCTGCTGCTCGAACGCAAATTCTCCTGGCTCGGCGGCGTCGGCATCCGCATCCGCCGCATCGCGCTTGCCTCTATAATCCCCGGGGCAGTTATCGACGGCCCCGTGATCTTCGAGGCCGACCTCGGCAGCGAGATCGACAATCTGGAAGGCATCGACGCCCATGTCACGCCGGAGGGCGAAACGGTCCTGACGCTCGTCTCCGACGACAATTTCTCGATGATCCAGCGCAATCTGCTGCTGCAATTCGCGCTGGTGGAGTAG
- a CDS encoding NADH:flavin oxidoreductase/NADH oxidase has protein sequence MSALFTPIKLRGLNLANRIMVAPMCQYSAVDGEANDWHFTHINSLALSGASVFCIEATAVEPTGRITPGCLGLYNDATEAALRPILASVRKRSKAAVMMQLAHAGRKASSHTPWDGGQLIPVTEGGWRAEGPSAIPHKESEPPPVAFDAAGLARVRDAFVATTKRAERLGIDAIEVHSAHGYLLHQFLSPIANRRTDQYGGSLQNRMRFPLEVFDAVRAGFPHDKPVGLRVSCTDWVEGGWDLAQTIEFAQELKKHGVDWIDASSGGVSPLQKIPLGPGYQVPFAQAIREATGLTTIAVGLITEAKQAEEIVASGKADMVALARAMLYDPRWGWHAAAELGGEVFAPPQYWRSQPSTQKALFGATTFGTR, from the coding sequence ATGAGCGCTTTGTTTACCCCGATCAAGCTGCGCGGCCTTAACCTCGCCAACCGCATCATGGTGGCGCCGATGTGCCAGTATTCGGCTGTCGACGGCGAGGCCAATGACTGGCACTTCACCCATATCAATTCGCTGGCGCTGTCGGGGGCGAGCGTTTTCTGTATCGAGGCGACGGCGGTGGAGCCGACGGGCCGGATCACGCCGGGCTGCCTCGGCCTCTACAATGACGCCACCGAAGCCGCGCTGAGACCGATCCTGGCGTCCGTGCGCAAGCGTTCGAAGGCCGCCGTGATGATGCAGCTCGCGCATGCCGGCCGCAAGGCGTCGAGCCACACGCCGTGGGATGGCGGGCAGTTGATCCCGGTGACTGAGGGCGGCTGGCGGGCGGAGGGGCCGTCGGCGATCCCGCACAAGGAGAGCGAGCCGCCGCCCGTTGCCTTCGATGCCGCGGGGCTTGCGCGCGTGCGCGATGCGTTCGTGGCGACTACGAAGCGCGCCGAGCGCCTCGGCATCGACGCGATCGAGGTGCACTCGGCGCACGGCTATCTGCTGCACCAGTTCCTGTCGCCGATCGCCAACCGGCGCACCGATCAATATGGCGGCTCATTGCAGAATCGCATGCGCTTTCCGCTCGAAGTGTTCGACGCGGTGCGCGCGGGGTTTCCGCATGACAAGCCGGTGGGATTGCGCGTCTCCTGCACCGACTGGGTCGAGGGTGGCTGGGATCTGGCGCAGACCATCGAGTTTGCGCAGGAGCTGAAAAAGCACGGCGTCGACTGGATCGACGCGTCCTCGGGCGGCGTGTCGCCGCTGCAAAAAATTCCGCTCGGCCCCGGCTACCAGGTGCCGTTCGCGCAAGCGATCCGCGAGGCGACCGGGCTGACCACGATTGCCGTCGGCCTGATCACGGAAGCCAAGCAGGCCGAGGAGATCGTGGCCTCCGGAAAGGCCGACATGGTCGCGCTCGCCCGCGCCATGCTCTACGACCCGCGCTGGGGCTGGCACGCCGCGGCCGAACTCGGCGGCGAGGTGTTCGCCCCGCCGCAATACTGGCGCTCGCAGCCTTCGACCCAGAAGGCGCTGTTCGGCGCCACGACGTTCGGGACGCGGTAG
- a CDS encoding DUF2336 domain-containing protein has translation MLERSITEEVEAAIQAGSAEKHLDALRQVTDLFLLSADGYSGEQIELFGDVLERLIRTIELRALADVSARIALAELSTQLASAKQAPPRVIRRLAHNDEITIARPVLTESARLTAEDLVELAQTKGEQHLLAISGRWWLTEIVTDALLKRHYPSVSRRLVTNPGARMSASGFAIVLKQAESDPDLAVETGIRIDLPAEQRRQLLQNATEAVRTRLLSRAPPHLFEEIRNAIAAASTGASREMSRTRDFTAARRFVAALAKHGKLNEPALLAFARERKYAETVAALAELSGSSVEVIRPVMQSLRDDGVLIPCRVAGLNWDTVAAVLDSRFAAGSMGRHELAKAREQYAKLTVESARRLLRFWQVRPVDAAPKPPR, from the coding sequence ATGTTGGAACGATCGATCACCGAGGAGGTCGAGGCGGCCATCCAGGCCGGCTCGGCGGAAAAACATCTGGATGCGCTGAGGCAGGTCACCGACCTGTTTCTGCTGTCCGCCGACGGCTATTCCGGCGAGCAGATCGAGCTGTTCGGCGACGTGCTGGAGCGCCTGATCCGCACCATCGAGCTGCGGGCGCTGGCCGACGTCTCCGCGCGCATCGCGCTCGCCGAATTGAGCACGCAGCTCGCTTCGGCGAAGCAGGCGCCGCCTCGCGTGATCCGAAGGCTCGCGCACAATGACGAGATTACGATCGCGCGTCCGGTGCTGACCGAATCGGCGCGGCTGACGGCCGAGGATCTGGTGGAGTTGGCGCAAACCAAGGGCGAGCAGCATCTGCTGGCGATCTCCGGGCGCTGGTGGCTGACCGAGATCGTCACCGACGCGCTGCTGAAGCGGCATTATCCCTCCGTCAGCCGGCGGCTCGTCACCAATCCCGGCGCGCGAATGTCGGCGAGCGGTTTTGCGATCGTGCTGAAGCAGGCGGAGAGCGATCCAGATCTGGCGGTCGAGACCGGCATCCGCATCGACCTGCCGGCCGAACAGCGCCGGCAACTGCTGCAGAACGCAACGGAAGCCGTGCGCACGCGGCTGTTGTCGCGCGCGCCGCCGCATCTGTTCGAGGAGATCCGGAACGCGATCGCCGCCGCCTCGACCGGCGCCAGCCGCGAAATGTCGCGCACGCGCGATTTCACCGCCGCCCGCCGCTTCGTCGCCGCGCTCGCCAAACACGGCAAACTGAACGAGCCGGCGCTCTTGGCATTTGCGAGAGAGCGGAAATACGCCGAGACGGTCGCAGCGCTCGCCGAACTATCAGGCTCGAGCGTCGAGGTGATCCGCCCGGTGATGCAGAGCCTGCGCGACGACGGCGTGCTGATCCCCTGCCGCGTCGCCGGGCTGAACTGGGACACGGTGGCCGCCGTGCTCGATAGCCGCTTCGCTGCCGGCTCGATGGGCCGGCACGAGCTCGCGAAAGCGAGAGAGCAATACGCCAAGCTGACGGTCGAGAGCGCCCGCCGCCTGCTGCGCTTCTGGCAGGTCCGTCCCGTCGACGCGGCGCCGAAGCCGCCGCGTTGA
- a CDS encoding DUF2235 domain-containing protein: protein MRNIIICCDGTGNEISENISNVLKLYRCLRKTEKTEPRQMVFYDPGVGTLERPDPWHKFKQDFNAILGLATGYGLDDNVLAAYGFLVQHYREGDQIYLFGFSRGAYTVRVLAGLVHKIGLISPEQVNLAGSGLIAYKQFSSDEAPKLRREMKLLSDAGDAQGPLPQTAFDNAAQFARITSARWPTIRFVGVWDTVASVIVPRADRFYWPSLEELAFTTANPSVQTFRQAISIDERRRMFRLKKWDDPQTFRHNRFNDINAEPQDILQVWFAGVHDDIGGGYPEKESGLSKYPLLWMIDEATKCGLRVNQATVNQLAWGIQRKGSPFSYVAPDVRGEAHESLRGAWWLLEYLPKRATYKEWPARESHFGYYIPDAEPRLIPDGAVIHESALQRMDALPSYRPVNLPKHYEKFPMPTASAHASAEDVAEL, encoded by the coding sequence ATGCGCAACATCATCATCTGCTGCGACGGCACCGGCAACGAGATTTCCGAGAACATCTCCAATGTGCTCAAGCTCTATCGCTGCCTGCGCAAGACGGAGAAGACCGAGCCGCGGCAGATGGTGTTTTACGATCCCGGCGTCGGCACGCTGGAGCGGCCGGACCCGTGGCACAAGTTCAAGCAGGATTTCAACGCCATCCTGGGGCTCGCCACCGGCTATGGGCTCGATGACAACGTGCTCGCGGCCTATGGCTTCCTGGTCCAGCATTATCGCGAAGGCGACCAGATCTATCTGTTCGGCTTTTCCCGCGGCGCCTATACCGTGCGGGTGCTGGCGGGGCTGGTGCACAAGATTGGATTGATCTCGCCCGAGCAGGTCAATCTCGCAGGAAGCGGCCTGATCGCCTACAAGCAGTTCTCCTCCGACGAGGCGCCGAAGCTGCGCCGCGAGATGAAGCTGCTCAGCGATGCCGGCGACGCGCAAGGGCCGCTGCCGCAGACCGCGTTCGACAACGCAGCCCAGTTCGCGCGCATCACGTCTGCGCGCTGGCCGACGATCCGCTTCGTCGGCGTCTGGGATACGGTCGCCAGCGTGATCGTGCCGCGGGCTGATCGGTTCTACTGGCCGAGCCTGGAGGAGCTCGCGTTCACCACTGCGAACCCGAGCGTGCAGACTTTCCGGCAGGCGATCTCGATCGACGAGCGGCGCCGCATGTTTCGCCTGAAGAAATGGGACGATCCGCAGACCTTCCGGCACAACCGCTTCAACGACATCAACGCCGAGCCGCAGGATATTCTGCAGGTGTGGTTCGCCGGCGTGCATGACGATATCGGCGGCGGCTATCCGGAAAAGGAAAGCGGGCTTTCAAAATATCCGCTGCTCTGGATGATCGACGAGGCGACAAAATGCGGGCTCCGCGTCAACCAGGCCACCGTCAACCAGCTCGCCTGGGGCATCCAGCGCAAGGGCAGCCCGTTCTCCTATGTCGCGCCTGACGTGCGCGGCGAAGCGCACGAGTCGCTGCGTGGCGCGTGGTGGCTGCTCGAATATCTGCCGAAGCGCGCGACGTACAAGGAATGGCCGGCGCGCGAGAGCCATTTCGGCTACTACATCCCCGACGCCGAGCCGCGGCTGATCCCGGACGGCGCAGTCATCCACGAGTCGGCGCTGCAGCGCATGGACGCGCTGCCGAGCTATCGGCCGGTGAACCTGCCGAAGCACTACGAGAAATTCCCGATGCCGACAGCGTCGGCGCATGCGAGCGCGGAGGACGTCGCGGAATTGTAG
- a CDS encoding RloB family protein: MAKASRRRFSNSKRRRAVYDPKPLFLLVCEDTNSAPLYFAAIKRVSNANIEIIPGAGTPEVIAATAVEEATKRGFIGKKGLDWYAKSDQVWAVFDRDEHHHFDRGVKICAENGIFVARSNPCFEIWLILHHEDFHRPDGRHQALDHLCSLCPEYKEGKGRSLDYVKLIKELSKAEARAEAQLNSRSKEGKPFGPPSTTVFELTRAVWKKRS, from the coding sequence ATGGCAAAAGCCTCCCGTCGTCGATTCTCAAACAGCAAGCGTCGTCGTGCAGTATATGATCCCAAACCCCTTTTCTTGCTGGTCTGCGAAGACACAAATTCCGCTCCGCTTTACTTTGCAGCTATCAAGCGCGTGTCGAACGCAAATATCGAGATCATTCCGGGAGCAGGGACGCCTGAGGTGATTGCAGCCACAGCTGTCGAGGAAGCAACGAAACGCGGCTTTATCGGCAAAAAGGGATTGGATTGGTATGCCAAGTCCGATCAAGTTTGGGCCGTCTTCGATCGAGATGAACACCATCACTTTGATCGAGGTGTAAAAATATGTGCTGAAAACGGAATTTTTGTTGCCAGATCAAACCCGTGCTTTGAAATTTGGCTCATTCTTCACCACGAAGACTTCCACAGGCCGGATGGCCGTCATCAAGCTCTCGACCACCTCTGTTCCCTCTGCCCCGAGTACAAGGAGGGCAAAGGACGCTCTCTTGATTACGTCAAGTTGATCAAAGAGCTATCCAAAGCGGAAGCAAGAGCTGAGGCGCAACTCAACTCCCGATCGAAGGAAGGCAAACCATTCGGTCCACCTTCAACAACCGTCTTCGAACTAACGAGAGCGGTCTGGAAGAAAAGAAGCTAA
- a CDS encoding AAA family ATPase yields MIVFFSVENFRSIRDRQEFSLVPSGFFKEHAETLLRCEPMEGGWLLPSAVIYGPNASGKTNLIEAFRWIKSAVNFSQTRGTPNGGVPRRSFALSPSCKAKPTKIELEFVMDATRYRYGLHATDEAFTEEWLYAFPHGRRQMLFERSAPDEIRFGRTLKGQNKVISELMRPNSLFLSAAAQNGHEQLSKAFLFITSMKFDTTLVPNRASMAAKQKLIDDRIINFLTQIGTGVIGFRATEKEHDADTKVFRTELQALLQRHLPEEPVSEPPAKLTDFELAHQSDTDEVVYLELAHESAGTRRLLIILSSVFAALDSGTALFIDELDASLHTQVGEAVLALFSNPKTNPLGAQLVATTHDTNLMTSSFLRRDQIWFSEKDIGGATHLFPLSDIKTRNTDNIEKGYLQGRYGAIPFSGSSSNLLLVK; encoded by the coding sequence ATGATCGTGTTCTTCTCGGTGGAAAACTTTCGTTCGATCCGGGACAGGCAGGAGTTTTCACTCGTGCCCTCTGGCTTCTTCAAAGAACACGCCGAAACACTTTTGCGGTGTGAACCAATGGAGGGAGGATGGCTTTTGCCATCAGCCGTAATTTACGGACCTAACGCATCTGGCAAGACCAATTTGATTGAAGCATTTCGGTGGATCAAGAGTGCCGTAAACTTCTCCCAAACTCGAGGAACTCCAAATGGGGGCGTGCCAAGACGGTCATTTGCTTTGAGCCCGTCCTGCAAGGCGAAGCCTACTAAAATTGAATTAGAATTTGTGATGGACGCAACGCGCTATCGCTACGGCCTTCATGCTACGGATGAAGCATTTACAGAGGAATGGCTGTACGCGTTTCCTCACGGGCGTCGTCAAATGCTATTCGAGAGAAGCGCACCAGATGAGATCAGGTTTGGTCGCACGCTCAAAGGACAGAACAAGGTCATCTCGGAGCTAATGAGGCCAAATAGTCTGTTTCTGTCTGCAGCGGCTCAGAACGGGCACGAGCAACTGTCTAAGGCTTTCTTGTTCATCACTTCCATGAAATTCGACACCACGTTAGTTCCGAACCGCGCATCAATGGCAGCTAAGCAGAAACTCATTGACGACCGCATCATCAATTTTCTAACGCAGATTGGAACTGGCGTAATTGGTTTCCGAGCCACAGAAAAAGAGCACGATGCCGATACGAAGGTCTTCCGCACCGAACTACAGGCATTGTTACAGCGGCATCTGCCCGAAGAACCTGTCTCCGAGCCGCCCGCCAAGTTAACTGACTTTGAACTCGCCCATCAATCTGACACTGACGAGGTCGTTTATTTAGAGCTCGCGCACGAAAGCGCGGGCACTCGTCGTTTGCTAATTATTCTCTCCTCTGTTTTTGCCGCTTTAGATAGCGGTACCGCACTTTTTATCGATGAACTGGATGCCAGCCTTCACACTCAAGTAGGCGAAGCAGTTCTAGCGCTATTCTCCAACCCGAAGACGAACCCATTAGGCGCCCAACTGGTCGCGACAACGCACGATACTAATCTAATGACGTCAAGTTTCCTCAGGCGAGATCAAATCTGGTTTAGCGAGAAGGATATTGGGGGCGCTACACACCTGTTTCCTCTTTCAGATATCAAAACCAGAAATACCGACAACATCGAGAAGGGCTATCTTCAAGGCCGCTATGGTGCGATCCCTTTCTCAGGAAGTAGCTCCAATCTTTTGCTGGTCAAATGA
- the rpmB gene encoding 50S ribosomal protein L28 gives MSRRCELTAKGPQVGHKVSHSNIKTKRRFLPNLANVTFISDALGRNVRLRVSTNALKSVDHNGGLDAYLLKAKADVLSPRALELKRAIEKKVGKPAFVKKAS, from the coding sequence ATGTCCCGGCGCTGCGAACTGACGGCCAAGGGCCCCCAGGTGGGCCACAAGGTGAGCCACTCCAACATCAAGACCAAGCGGCGCTTCCTGCCGAACCTGGCCAACGTCACCTTCATCTCGGACGCGCTCGGCCGCAACGTGCGCCTGCGCGTCTCGACCAATGCGCTCAAGAGCGTCGACCACAATGGCGGCCTCGATGCCTACCTCCTGAAGGCCAAGGCCGACGTCCTCTCCCCCCGCGCCCTCGAACTGAAGCGCGCGATCGAGAAGAAGGTCGGCAAGCCCGCGTTCGTGAAGAAGGCGAGCTGA
- a CDS encoding DUF3108 domain-containing protein — translation MNISSRRSRDYSFVTARCAVSRQTLSARLGLVVGLCAAAWSLLAPQTASAQGRLDAHYEATLAGIPVGKGSWTIEIGDDVFSASAQGGTAGLLKAFSGGTGSGASQGRIVNGALVANAYTATTTTQKKSETIRISLANGGVKDFSIDPAPPVDPGRIPVTDAHRKSVLDPMTGSLLRVPGNGEVLAPDSCRTGAGIFDGRMRYDLKLDYKRMETVKAEKGYHGPALVCAIYFNPVAGYIPDRPVIKYLANERRIEITFVPIAGTRVLVPFRMTIPTPFGLAMLEATSFVTSAMPPRVAKTN, via the coding sequence ATGAACATCAGCTCGCGCCGATCCCGGGATTATTCATTCGTGACTGCCAGATGCGCCGTTTCGCGCCAAACTCTCTCCGCCAGGCTCGGCCTCGTCGTCGGCCTGTGCGCCGCTGCGTGGAGCTTACTCGCGCCGCAGACAGCTTCCGCGCAGGGGCGGTTGGACGCGCATTATGAGGCGACGCTGGCGGGCATCCCCGTCGGCAAGGGAAGCTGGACCATCGAAATCGGCGACGATGTGTTTTCGGCCTCCGCGCAGGGCGGCACGGCCGGGCTGTTGAAGGCGTTTTCCGGCGGCACTGGTTCCGGCGCCAGCCAGGGCCGCATCGTGAACGGCGCGCTGGTGGCGAACGCCTATACCGCGACCACCACCACGCAGAAGAAATCCGAGACTATCCGGATTTCGCTGGCCAATGGCGGCGTGAAGGATTTTTCGATCGACCCGGCGCCGCCGGTCGATCCCGGCCGCATTCCCGTCACCGACGCGCACCGCAAAAGCGTGCTCGATCCCATGACGGGCTCACTGCTGCGCGTGCCCGGCAATGGCGAAGTGCTGGCGCCGGATTCCTGCCGCACCGGAGCCGGGATTTTCGACGGACGCATGCGCTACGATCTCAAGCTCGATTACAAGCGCATGGAAACGGTCAAAGCCGAAAAGGGCTATCACGGGCCGGCGCTGGTCTGCGCGATCTATTTCAACCCGGTCGCGGGCTACATCCCCGATCGCCCCGTGATCAAATATCTCGCGAACGAACGGCGGATCGAGATTACGTTTGTGCCGATTGCGGGGACGCGCGTCTTGGTTCCCTTCCGCATGACGATCCCGACGCCGTTCGGCTTGGCGATGCTGGAAGCGACGTCGTTCGTGACATCAGCCATGCCGCCACGGGTGGCGAAGACGAATTGA